A single window of Ananas comosus cultivar F153 linkage group 24, ASM154086v1, whole genome shotgun sequence DNA harbors:
- the LOC109728634 gene encoding uncharacterized protein LOC109728634 yields the protein MLPRKMLFERLLEGEERRKIPTGKSYNGKTSRPTSRVSIGRRREEGCGLLSSVLQKESDVSGKKKKPLKRVVVWADEVGGELLNVFRSLEDAKTTLAASGKATLRDQTKPFNVYQQRGTLRFPSGGFC from the exons ATGCTGCCCAGGAAGATGCTCTTCG AGCGTCTATTggagggagaagagaggaggaAAATCCCAACCGGCAAAAGCTACAATGGCAAAACTAGCAGACCTACGAGTAGAGTGTCTATTggaaggagaagagaggaggGATGTGGACTACTTTCCAGTGTTCTGCAGAAAGAGAGTGATGTAtcagggaagaagaagaagcctcTGAAGCGGGTTGTGGTTTGGGCGGACGAGGTAGGTGGGGAATTACTGAACGTCTTCAGGAGCCTTGAAGATGCTAAAACGACTTTAGCTGCTTCCGGCAAGGCCACTCTCCGAGACCAAACGAAACCCTTTAATGTTTATCAGCAAAGGGGAACGCTTAGGTTTCCTTCAGGCGGATTTTGCTGA